From Penaeus chinensis breed Huanghai No. 1 chromosome 29, ASM1920278v2, whole genome shotgun sequence:
CGGTCTTCAGTCTTCAATATAGTCGCTGTTGTTTCATTGgtgttgtatatacgtatatgcgtatgtattcatttatatgtgtttatatatatatatatatatatatacaaatatacatatacatacatacatatacatatacacatatacatatacacatatacatatgtacatatacctatatacatatacatatatacatatacatatatacatacatatatacatatacatatatacatatacatatacatatatacatttatatatatacatacacatatatatatgtgtgtgtgtgtgtgtgtgtgtgtgtgaatatatatatatatatcgaagatgGAACCTTACTGAAATGAAAATATGTTTGTTCCATGTTCCAACTCTTTGAACGGCGAAAACAAGGACCCGCCACCGTTATACGCTGAAGTCCTGAAAGCAATTCAAGGGttaaaggatggaaaaaaaaactggCTTTGATCACATTCCTGCCGAGGTTGGGTACCGGAAGTGTCATTGACTTCTTTCATAAACTCTCTATTGCAATCTGGAGGCTGAATGAATGGCCCGAGGACTGGGTTACACCAATCTCTATTCCTATAACAAAGAAAGGAGACATTAGAATGCTTTAATAACAGAACAATTGCTCTAATAAGAATAGATGATGGAATTGCTGAAGAACAAGCTGAACATCATGAGGAATAACAGATTAGTTCAACATAGGCCAACGAGTTAGACAAGTTGTATTCTTTCACCGCATTTATCCAATATCTATGCAGAGAAAACTTGATTGAAGTAACATAGAGCATTGAAACTactatcaaaataggagacaaatgtCTCAAACCTAAGATATGCAAGTGAGGTTGTTCTGGCTATCGGATCTATTCACGAACTCCAAGATTTAGTGAATTCAGTGATGAAGTACGATGAATGTCGATGAATTAATTTACTTAGAAGCGACTATTACTAACAACTATGACGATTCAAAAGAAATACGAAATTAGGATTGCCATTGCTTTTGAATTCTGGTGTTAAAGATATTCACTTCGTATTAGCTGTACCGATCACAGGACAAGTAGTTGGGTATTAGATAAAATACAGGTAGACATTCACGGGAGAATGTTAAACACCATCGACAGGCGCTGGTCACGTAGccagaagatatacatatatatacatatatatatatatatatgtatatatatacacacacacacctatatatgtatatatgtgtgtgtgtatatatatacatacatacatacatatatatatatatatatatatatgttatgtctcgcgttcttgctctgtttaagagACGGCCTTGTCTTATGCCTTTATGGGAATTTGGGAGCACAAATAAATGCATTAATATATGAAATAGGTTtatttggctgttttttttttttttttttttttttttttttttaatattgggcGTATATAATATATTCAGCTGCTGAGGGGTACAGGAACCTCTCCTTATCCTGTTAGGGTTGGGTCTGCCCTTGTATAGGTAGTGTGGAGCGTGTGGAGCTCACCACCCGTCTGCCGTCACCTTCTTCGCCACCTCACCACCTCACCTGCTTGCTGCGCAACTTAGGCCTCCTTTGCCGTGACGTCATGCTTGTTCGCTATGCAAACACGCTTGTTTTCCGTGCCTACGTACCCATCACCATTTTAACACAGGTTTACCCTTATTTTGCATGTGGTACGTTAAGTTTGTTGtttgttagttatttttttagAAACAAGGCTGATTATAGTTAAGGTATATTGTCATtacgtgacaatatatatatgtgtgtgtgtgtgtgtgtgtgtgtgtgtatacctatatatatatatacatatatatataaatacatatatatacatatatatacctatatatatacatatatacatttatattgtgtgtgtgtatatatatattgcggtgtgtgtgtgtgtgtgtgtgtgtgtgtgtgtgtgtgtgtgtgtgtgcgtgtgcgtgtgtgtgtgagtgtgtgacccTTGTTGTTTAGGTTCGTAGGGATTCGAATCTTCGTTTACGAACCTAACTCTCTGGTCCCCGACTGAACGTGTCAAACCATAGACCACTGTAATTCCGAGCTGTTTACGCGCTTGTTTGAAGACCCCCGTGCTTGTATAACGGAGCCAAAGGTGCAGGAGAGAAGTTGCAACATCCTGTTCGTCTCCGTAAAATTGGGTCATTAATCGCTGTCATTTTCGAGTATATTCAAGAAAAAGAGTGACAggtcagaaagacagaaagaggcatTGCTGTAGAATCTGGCAGACGATCTCGGGGCTGCGGAGTTGCTACTGTCGACGTGGGCGGGGATCGCTTCAAAAATGTGGcgtatgtgtgggcgtgggtgtttaTGTGATGCAGTCTATTGACTATTGATTAGAATTATAATATCACCTCAGAAGAGCACACTTTGTTCAGCAAATTCACCTTTGTTTAGCTAGCAGCCCACAGAATGCACAAAATAAATACAAGATGTATATATGGTGTCCTTTATTAAATGCCATACGGCGTGAATCTATACCTTTAGGAAAAGTTGGGAGTGCAGGTTCTCCAGTGCGCCCCTCCCCTGCCGCTGGCCGCCTACCGTCCGTACGAGTAAGGGCGTCCGAAGGAGGCGCCGCCGAGTCCCAGTCCACCAGAACCCCCGAAGGAGCTCCCGCCGAAGCCCACGGAAGGACGCGCGAAGGAGGCGCTGCTGAATCCAACGGAAGGACGAGAGAAGCCAACGGAAGGGCGCGCGAACGATCCTCCTCCGAAACCGACGGAAGGGCGCGCGAACGATCCTCCTCCGAAACCAACGGAAGGGCGCGCGAACGATCCTCCTCCGAAGCCCACAGAAGGGCGAGCGAATCCGACAGAAGGGCGAGCGAACGATCCTCCTCCGAAGCCTCCGCCGAACCCGCCGCCGTAGCTTCCGCCGGCAGACGCGACGTGCACCATCGCCACCGCCAGCACCTGCGGGAGGAACGTCCGAATCCTTCAGCGGCTCCTCGGATACCCTCTGGGGACGCTCAGAAGATGCTTATGGCATGGGCAGAAGGGGCACTTAATACGTGGAACACAAGGGATACGTTTAACATGGAACAGAAGGGGTACTTATAAAATGCAATAGAAGGGGACCGAAGAGATACTTATAACGGGAGGGACACTTATAACACGTGAAAAGAGCGATCCTTATAACCCGCACAAGGAAGGGCTTTACTCACAACTGCGCGAAGACCAATCATGTTGCAAGGCCGTTGCAATCCGCTGCGGAGGGAGCCGAAGGGGGATGTGGCACAGGTCTTCGGCGCTTCTCTTTTATACAGATCCCGGGCGCTCCTTGCCCTTCCAGCCGACGCAAGAAAGGTCGTAAAAAACTTGTACAGAGCAAGGACAGGAAAAATCGGAGAAATTGcagtaaaaaaatgtatattctatctctttctctctctctctctctacatatatatgtgtatatttaaatatatatgtgtgtgtgtatgtgtaaatatatctttcctttcttacttccctttttatttattttttaatcttagGCGATATTTCGCATGAATGGgtgtataactattttattgacATCACCAACTTCTGATTCaaattcacacgcacatatatgcatacacacacacacacacacacacacacacacacatatatatatatatatatatatatatatatatatatatatgtgtgtgtgtgtgtgtgtgtgtgtgtgtgtgtctgtgtgtatatgtatatatatatatatatatatatatatatatatatatatatatatatatatatatatttatatatatatatatgtatgtgtgtgtgtgtgtgtgtgtgtgtgtgtgtgtatatatgtatatatgtatatgtatatatatatatatatatatatgtaaatgtacatatataaatgtacatatgtaaatgtgggtatatatatgtgtgtgtgtgtgtgtgtgtgtgtgtgtgtgtacttatatatatacttatatatatatatatatatatatatatatatacatatatgaatatacatattagtatatatacatatcaacacacacacacacatacatacatacatatatatacattgttattgtttacaAACTACAcgaaaaacaaattaattatcCAATTTCTTTCTCACTTTGAAATCAGTTCTATTCTTGGCAGCATCAATCCGTTACTGTTTCTTTGAAGTGATCTTTAAAATGATCTTTGAAGCATGACTTGCAGATTTCAGATTTATGATTTGCTTCTAGTTAATAATTGTGTTTATGGATCGTCCGCTTAACTAcactcctcttattctccttcttctctctgtttctctcttctttattttcttctctctctttctcgcttctttttttttcattttcttttttttttctctttgtttcttttttccctttctctttctcttttcttttttcctttttctttctctttctcgcttctacttccttttcgttttctcttcatcttcttgttttttttctttctctttctcgtttctttttcttctttattcttctctctctatttatcgcttttttcttcttctttctctttctttcttctctttttcttctttccttttctcttttcttcttatttttctttctcttttcttcttttttttcgcttcttcttcttctttctctttctctatctttcttcttttttcttctttctctttctctcttcttttcttcttcttctttctctcatctttctttctttttctttctccttcttgcttctccttctttctctttctctctcttcttcctcgcatttccttcttcttctttcattttctctcttcctcttcatcttccatctctttatttctctgtaaATCCTCCCAATATCACCTCTCTAACATAAATTGCATTTCAGTTTACACCTTTAAATTCCAGGTAACTATATCTTAAGAAAACAGGTATATTGCAATAGAAGATTGTGTTGCAAACTAGTCCATGTGTTAACATGCCTGTCTAATcacctttctgtctgtatgtctgtttgtttatctatctacttatctatctgtgtgtgtgtgtttgtgtgcacatgtaaacacacacacacatacacacacacaaacacacacacacacacagacacacacacacgcattcacacacatacacaaacacacattcatacacatacacacacatatacacccacacacacacacacattcacacacacatgcacacacacaaagagaaagagagaagagcgagagagaaagagagaggaagggggggagagagagaatgagagaatggagaatgagagagagagagagagagagagagagagagagagagagagagagagagagagagagggagggagggagggagggagagggagagagaaagagagagagagagagagagagagagagagagagagagagagagagagatagagagatagagggagggagggagggagagggagagagaaagagagagagagagagaaatagagagagagagagagagagagagagagagagagagagagagagagagagagagagagagagagagaacgaaagaaagcaacagaaagagagagagagagagagagagagagagagagagagagagagagagagagagagagagagaataaaaaaaaaaacttttgctcCGACACCAGCGCTCTGAAAGAACAACAGAACAGGTAGGTGACAGTGCAAATTAGTATACGAAACCGTGATCATGAAATTTGCCATGAATACCAAACTAGAAAATAATACGTCTTGCTTCACTAAGCAaggtcttaaaaaaaataaaaataaacaaataaataaataatactgtGAAAAAATAGTGAATATAAAGCCTGCAAAGTAAAAAGCTGCGCCGTCAACGCAAGCAATTGCTAAACACAGACGAAGGAAAAAGACTAAAATAAGATAAATCAGGGAAGGCAAAATTATGAAATAAGATAAATCAGGGAAGGCAAAATTAtgaaataagatagataaatagatagatagatatttacacacacacacgcacagacacacacatatgcacgcacacacaccttgcatatgcgtgtgcatacatatatacatgcatacatatatatgtacatatgtatgtgtataatttcaTACATTAACGAGCGCGCGCGTATGTGactgtgtacatgcacacatgcgctcgtgtgtatggagtgtgtgtgtgtttataactagTATGAGTTGTACAATATTGGTAGCCAGCtgaataaatacatttgtatgtgcTTGCGCCTgtgaatatctttttttctttgttctacttacaacctacgttgttatgatagttatgatataCCCAGTGCCCTCTGGGAGGGGATAGGCAAaaggcagacccccccccccccccatcccgctaGCTAACTGGACGAGAAGCGCCCGGAGGCCGCCGGCAGGCGAGCACGCGACTGGAGGCGCAGCGGGCGAGCCGGACCGCTTTTTGCTCGAGTCGCGAGTCGGAAGGTGAGTGACTccgaagggacgaagggaggaaggaaaggaaggaaaagagagggaggaaaagcgaTAAGAAAGGGAGTAAACGTTAAGGGAGAAAAAATTATTATATCAAGGTTAAAGTCAAAaccattttaaaaaatgatataatattGCAAAACAGAAAAGGTAATCCTAATTAGACGAGCTTGATCTTGCTTTTAGATTTGAAAAAGATGGTATTCACGAGTAGTGGTTCTCCTTGGTTTGTGACGGACGCGAGAAGGCTTTAGTGAATACAACAGAGGCTtcggagaaaagagggaaaagagagagagagagagagagagagagaggggggggggagagagagagagagagagaggggggggagagagagagagagaaagtgagagagagacaggcggggggggggggggtatgagagagagagagagagaaaagaataagagagggggagataagaagACAACAGGATACCAAGAACATGTTCAAAAGATGATAAAcaggtatattttttttaaagatttaagaGTTACATGATCGTATGTGTTGGTAGCCCTTGAATCGTGTTGGCATTTactttacccttttctccatAATTCAGTATGGAATTTACAGGGCCATTGTGTAATaacgtgatacacacacacacacatgtatatgtatatatatatatgtatatatatgtatatatatatatatatatatatatatatgtatatatatacatatatatgtatatgtatacatgtatctacgtgtatatatacatatatatatatatatatatgtgtgtgtgtgtgtgtgtgtgtgtgtgtgtgtgtgtgtgtgtgtgtgtgtgtgtgtgtgtgtgtgtgtgtgtgtgtgtgtgtgtatgtgtgtgtgggggggggtgatttcttcctttcttctttttcttactttctttcctttttttcttttccgttctttcctgttcttttcctttaatttattttcttttcttttaatttatttcctttcttttttcgtttctattcctttcatttctttttcttttctttgtaaataAGATAAGAAGCTCTAAGACATCACATTATTTGGGTCATTGTATTATCAAAACCAGTTTCTTATCAGTgtattcttaatttctttttatttatatatgtatatctatatctatacatttatatctatatgaatatatatatatatatatatatgtatgtataactatatgtatgtgtctttatatatgtgtgtgtatgtgcgcattcATCATTGATATGCATACGTGTGCTGTATGGTGCAGCGTTAACGCCCTCGCCCAGCAGTCTTGCTAACCAGCGTTCAGTTCCCTCGCCGccagtaaccccggccattctttgtACATAGAGGGTAGTTCCGAAGCACAGTGAACAGATAGACACAATTTAactgaagtcacaagagcctgtcaTTGCAaaccttatattatcattattagcattactattattatgattatatgataattattatcattacatacatatacataaatacatacatacatacatacatacatatatatatatatttatatatgtatatatgtgtgtgtgtgtgtgtgtgtgtgtgtgtgtgtgtgtgtgtgtgtgtgtgtgtgtgtgtgtgtgtgtgtgtgtgtgtatgtgtgtgtgggtgtgggtgtgcgtgcgtgcgtgcgtgcgagcgtgcgtgtgtgtgtgtgtcgcatggGAACCAGTAGGCAACGAGCGGCCGTCCCTTAATCCTGGAAGATTTGACCTTGTTTCGGAAATTCCCATACCGAGGGAGCATGTCTGTGGCAGCTCTCTTCCTCCAGCTTCCATGGAGGCCAGGACGAGCAGCCTACCTAAGTGCCCACAGATGTTATTGTCCACGAGAGTTTTGAGGGAAGCTGAGGGAGACGCTGGAGGGAGACGTGAAGGTTGCTCCGAGCTGTGGTGCTTTACTTGAGATTAGTGAAAACAATATCACTATAAATACAAATAAGGGAGAAAATATGATACTAGTACCAACATGCTAcgacatttcacacaaaattataacaaattcATAGAGAATTTCTCAACAAAACCTTCCTCatcaaataatcatatatagagcaatatatttataagcacaagatataacaaaaacaatatgaaatatttacaaatggcttaaaaaggaagagaaaaaaacataacataaaataacCAGACATTTCCATAGACTaacaatacacaaatatacaattcACAGAAACACCTACAAGACGATATTGGAAACTGAGTAACAGGCCAGTAAACCCACTCTTACTCTCAACAATGTTactgttaacaaaaataaaaagtacaaaaaagTGATGCTAAGAAACACAACTGATCTACActttaaacaaaacaaagaacgaTAAGAAACGCAACTAATCTACACTTcgaacaaaaaatcaaaacactTAATCAGCCTTtgcagcaaaaaaaaacaaaaaaaaaacacgaaaatgataATTCCACAGATATAGtccataagtaaataaatagcatAAAAGACactataaataacataaacaaaatataacacgTTCACGACTTACAGAGGGACCGAGGAAATTTTGAACAGGGGACATAAGTGTGAAAATGAAATAGGTGATCACAGCTATGCATCCCTAACTAATAGGAAAATAAACCAGACTCTCAAATGGATGGGAGAggattttaaaacaaaaaaaaacaaaaaaaccttacGTGCAAGATGTCTTACAAAAAATTGTCGGTTTTCTTTAGATAGAAAATGTGAAGATAGTGTCCTTTAATGGATATGGGTTTTTAAAGGATAGACTGTTTTATTAAACGAAAAGtaagaatatagaaaatatataaattaaaatgaatatcttcacagtgcaaggtGTGTATCTGGCCAGCttatatcctcgtcagaaatgcatataattatgatgatcgaAACTGGTCACATACATGTTTCTTGCACTGTGGAGATATTCCTTTTCATTAATACCTATTCTACATTTGTCGCTAGGTAAgataattattagcatttataattatttgcatttataattattagcacttataagaataacaagaagcaTTTTGCTAAAGTAAATATTCAATAATCTTTTGATCATAATTATGTGTTTAATTAGATTTTTCTTAAACAACAGGTATACTcagagtgttgttgttgtttttttttgtttttttttgcttttaaaataTTCTCCTCTCGCTGAGCTGTCATTCAATTGATCGCATTAAATTTTCTGCATCAAAATGTATTTTACTTGTAGAGATGAGCTCGGACAGTTTGTTAAAATTGTACGAGACCGACACAATGAATAATCGTATATACGGATATtcatataaacagaaataaatgaaaatgtgaagatattcattctcattcataccttttccacatttgtcaacatgaatacggttcacaaaAATACATAACTATCAATCAAGACACGAATATCAACCggatagataattagatgaatgtatatctatcagctagacagacagagataaatattcATTGGGTCGGACCTCGTACACTTACAAGGCCTGTAGTCTGTGGTTGAACTATTGAACTCttgtattttctatttatatttaatgCCATATTGTCACATTCGTCTGTATATCTCACTAGGCTCGTTTTTACgaacatctttatttattttctttttactgcaTATGTGAGATAAGTTGGTTACTTAGGCATTCAGGCTTTTCACGCCAAAACGCATGCCCtccaacgtttttttttattattatacttgtatTATAATTGATGTATTATTTTTGGGTTATGGAAAAGTTTATGCTGGATGTTATTATTTGGCAAGGAGTAAAATACACCATTATgctgatttatattattaataatcatcacatttatatttttcattttgtgaAGCATGCAGTAAAGATATTTTTAAGTTATGTTGTCTTTTTATGTTTGAGATTTTTTCAACTGATTTtatttagaataaaaaagaaaaaagaaaaaagaaaaaaaaaactttctctcgTATTTCGCgtatgtatgtgatttttttttttttttttttttttaattattatttgcatGCTAATAAGATTTTAATATTTTAGGAAAGGGctgaaaattaaaatatattagaaGAGAATATTTATTGATATGGTATATTCCAAATCTAATGCTAATCATACAAATCAGTCTGtccataatacatatattagtgtacatatacatacacgtatacccGCCTATTTTCTACATCTGTGTCCaggttttttcttttatatatattttgggttTTTCGATAGTTTTTTTCTGAGAAGCGACAGTGTATGAACTTTATATAATTttgaatgtaaacaaataaacaaatatcactagtttttttgtttgtttttttttgtttcaccaATTTCCACTGGCCTGACCGAATGTGCAGGGTCACACAAAAACTGGAGAACATTTGTCGCAAATCTCCTAGCTCTCTAGACTGTTAATATGACCTGACCTGACATATTAATCAGGGAGACCAAGGCACCcctttcaattattatttatagtgGCAAATTTTGTGTATTCGGCTCGCTGTGGAACACCAGTGTGACTTATTATACAGATAAGTGTTGTGTTCTTGTTGTTAGGAATATTAATATAACAGatgtaaaaatattatacataaccAAAGCCGATATATCAGTAAATGTTTTAAATTGTTTTCCTAGTTCTTTTGttgcctctttcctctttaagGAGTTGTACCCAGGcacctttttttatattgttggttttatttcaCGTTCGTAGGTGTCACAAGTACACAGATTTAACATGCCATCCCAGAAAATGAGGGAACTGTAAAGGAAAACGGGGCAGGCTAGTGTTTGAAAACTCCCAGTGTTTTaatgttaaatgttttttttttctctctcttaagggTTCAGTTTTATCTCATTTT
This genomic window contains:
- the LOC125040295 gene encoding keratin, type II cytoskeletal 68 kDa, component IB-like yields the protein MIGLRAVVLAVAMVHVASAGGSYGGGFGGGFGGGSFARPSVGFARPSVGFGGGSFARPSVGFGGGSFARPSVGFGGGSFARPSVGFSRPSVGFSSASFARPSVGFGGSSFGGSGGLGLGGASFGRPYSYGR